The following is a genomic window from Aquificaceae bacterium.
TATACCAAGAAAAGCCAGGATGTTAAGAGCTTTCCATATAAGCTCAAGAGTGTGATGTCCTTCGCTCATGCCGCCTCCTCCAAGACTTTACTTGTTATTAGCTCCGCTATTTCCTTTACCCTCTCATCAAGTTTGCTCTTTTCTTCCTCAAGGCTTTTTCTTATCTCTTCTACCGCTTTGGCTATTTCCTCTTGGGTTTCTTGCTCCACCCTTGAGAGTATCTCCACCCTAAGCCTTTCTGCCTCTTTTCTTGCCTGTTCAAGTATTTGGTTTGATTCCCTTCTTCCCTCCTCTAAGATGCTTTGAGCTTCTTGGATATACCGCTGAGCTTCTTCCCTAAGTCTTATTGCTTCTTGTGTGTTTTTTTCAATAAGTCTTTCCCTTTCTTCTATTACCTGAGAGTAAGGCTTTACAAGAATGCTCCTTATTATGGCAGTAAACACAAGGAAAAGAATTGCTTGGATAATGAGGGTTATGTTAGGATACATTGCTTGCTGGATGTCCATTTTAGCCTCCTTTGGAATTATTATACCATATCTTCTATATTTCTTATTAGCCTTACCCTTTTTTCGTGCCTTCCGCCCTCAAAGTCTGTGGATAACCAAACATCCACTATGGCAATAGCCAAATCCTCACCCAATACTCTGCTCCCAAGACACAGCACATTGGAGTCATTATGCTTTCTACTCATGCGCGCCATGTATTCATTAAAACAAAGA
Proteins encoded in this region:
- a CDS encoding ATP synthase F0 subunit B, which codes for MDIQQAMYPNITLIIQAILFLVFTAIIRSILVKPYSQVIEERERLIEKNTQEAIRLREEAQRYIQEAQSILEEGRRESNQILEQARKEAERLRVEILSRVEQETQEEIAKAVEEIRKSLEEEKSKLDERVKEIAELITSKVLEEAA